The genomic interval TTGCAGTGGCTTTGCTCATTCCCGAATTACTCATCCGCATCTACACCGACGACCCGTTGCTTATAGCCGATGCCAGACCTGTGTTGCTGGTGGTACTGGGCGCCATCGTTCCGATGTCGGTTTCCATCAACTGGTTTAGTGGTGTTTCAGGTACTGCCAATACCCGCAGTGCTTTGGCCATCGAAACCGCTACTATCGGCCTGTATGTTCTTTACATAATCGTGCTTACCTATGTTTTCCATGCGTCTTTGCCGCTTATCTGGACGTCAGAGTATCTTTATTATGCCGTCATCGGCATCAGCTCCTGGTTATACCTCAAATATGGCAACTGGCAGAAGAAGGTAATTTAAAAACTTCTTAAGCCAGTACTTTCAGAGCAGGGATAAAATGATGCAGGAGTTACTATCTCTCTGCTTCTTGGTCGAGGGTAAAAGGATGCAAAACTTTGTGGGGCATTAGCCAAAGCTATAATTTTAGCCAAAAAAAAAGAGAGGCCGTTTACAGCCTCTCATTTTATATGTCTCAATTTTAAAAAATCCTACCTTCTCACCGCTCACCACTCATCTCTTTTTCTATCCTCCAAAGTCGTCGAAGGCGATGTTTTCTTCCGGTACGCCGTAGTCGTCGAGCATTTTAATAACGGCGGCGTTCATCATGGGGGGGCCGCAGATGTAATATTCGATTTCCTCAGGTTCGGGATGGTTTTTCAGGTAATTATCCAGGATTACCTGATGGATAAAACCGGTGTAGCCACTCCAGTTGTCGTCTTTGTGTGGTTCTGAGAGCGCGATATTGAAAGTGAAATTGTCGTTTTCTTTGGCAATCTGATCAAACTGATCTACATAAAACAGTTCCCGTAGCGAGCGGCCGCCATACCAGAAAGTAGCTTTGCGTTTGGTTTTTTCGGTATAGAAAAGATGGAAGATATGCGAGCGCATCGGTGCCATGCCGGCGCCACCGCCAATAAACATCATCTCTTTGTTAGTGGGTTTGATGAAAAATTCGCCGTAAGGGCCTGATATCGTTACCTTGTCGCCAGGCTTGCGCGAGAAGATGTAGGACGAACAGATGCCGGGGTTGACTTTCATAAATCCGCCTGCTTTCCGATCGAAGGGAGGTGTCGCGATGCGGATGTTGAGCATCACGATGTCGCCTTCGGCAGGGTGGTTGGCCATGGAATAGGCTCTGAATACGGGCTCCGGATTTTTCATCTTCAAATCCCACATGTTGAATTTATCCCACTCACCACGGTATTTTTCTGCTATCTCCATGTCTTTGAAATTCACCTCCATGGGTGGCACGTCTATCTGAATGTAGCCGCCTGATTTGAAG from Bacteroidales bacterium carries:
- the nqrF gene encoding NADH:ubiquinone reductase (Na(+)-transporting) subunit F; the protein is MILATGIGGVMGISIAIFLTIIILLVGILIYARKKLMPQGKVNITINDEKVLEVEPGSTLLTTLSNNEIYLPSACGGGGTCAMCKCQVLEGGGSILPTEVGYFTRKEQMSNWRLGCQVKVREDMKIHVAPEIFGIKKWECEVVSNKNVATFIKEFVVRLPKGENLDFKSGGYIQIDVPPMEVNFKDMEIAEKYRGEWDKFNMWDLKMKNPEPVFRAYSMANHPAEGDIVMLNIRIATPPFDRKAGGFMKVNPGICSSYIFSRKPGDKVTISGPYGEFFIKPTNKEMMFIGGGAGMAPMRSHIFHLFYTEKTKRKATFWYGGRSLRELFYVDQFDQIAKENDNFTFNIALSEPHKDDNWSGYTGFIHQVILDNYLKNHPEPEEIEYYICGPPMMNAAVIKMLDDYGVPEENIAFDDFGG